A part of Saccharomonospora amisosensis genomic DNA contains:
- the shc gene encoding squalene--hopene cyclase: MSEVHTEAALDGGVLETVERARSYLLSLQHEEGWWKGELETNVTMDAEDLLLRRFIGVDDERITAESARWIRSCQRDDGTWANFYGGPADLSTTVEAYTALRLAGDPADAAHLRSAREYILDSGGLEATRVFTRIWLALFGEWSWNDLPVLPPELMLLPDWFPLNIYDWACWARQTVVPLTIVGSARPSRELGVSVSELRTGRRTRQPDSWLSWAGAFHGLDAVLHRLEKFPVKPLRGIALARAERWILDRQEADGGWGGIQPPWVYSILALHLRGYPVEHPAIRKALDGLEGFTIREHTDEGWVRRLEACQSPVWDTALALTALLDSGLPADDPALLRAADWVIREEIRTDGDWRVRRPRLEPSGWAFEFANDNYPDTDDTAEVVLAMNRVDHPEPRRLATVLERATVWVTGMQSADGGWGAFDADNTQTLCEKLPFCDFGAVIDPPSADVTAHVVEMLAARGLADSEQARRGVRWLLDNQEADGSWFGRWGANYVYGTGAVVPALVACGLPPTHKAVRAAIGWLVAHQNADGGWGEDLRSYVDKSWIGKGTSTASQTAWALLAMLAAGERGQAVRRGVDWLARTQRADGGWDEPQFTGVGFPGDFYINYHLYRLVFPLTALGRYVEVTRHEHTG; the protein is encoded by the coding sequence ATGAGTGAGGTCCACACCGAAGCCGCGCTGGACGGCGGGGTGCTCGAGACGGTGGAACGGGCGAGGTCGTACCTCCTTTCGCTGCAGCACGAGGAGGGCTGGTGGAAAGGTGAGCTCGAGACGAACGTGACCATGGACGCCGAGGATCTGCTGCTGCGGCGATTCATCGGCGTCGATGACGAGCGGATTACCGCCGAGTCCGCGCGCTGGATCCGCTCCTGCCAGCGCGACGACGGAACCTGGGCCAACTTCTACGGCGGCCCCGCCGACCTGTCCACCACGGTGGAGGCGTACACGGCGCTGCGACTCGCGGGAGACCCGGCCGACGCGGCCCACCTGCGCAGCGCGCGGGAGTACATCCTGGACAGCGGAGGGCTGGAGGCCACGCGGGTGTTCACCAGGATCTGGCTCGCGCTGTTCGGCGAGTGGTCCTGGAACGACCTGCCGGTGCTGCCGCCGGAGCTGATGCTGCTGCCGGACTGGTTCCCGCTCAACATCTACGACTGGGCGTGCTGGGCGCGCCAGACGGTGGTGCCGCTGACGATTGTGGGTTCGGCCAGGCCGAGTCGCGAACTCGGGGTGAGCGTGAGTGAGCTGCGCACGGGCAGGCGAACCCGCCAGCCGGACTCGTGGCTGAGCTGGGCAGGTGCCTTCCACGGTCTCGACGCCGTGCTGCACCGGTTGGAGAAGTTCCCGGTGAAGCCGCTGCGCGGTATCGCGCTGGCCAGGGCCGAGCGGTGGATCCTCGACCGGCAGGAGGCCGACGGCGGCTGGGGAGGAATCCAGCCACCGTGGGTGTACTCGATCCTGGCCCTGCACCTGCGCGGGTACCCCGTGGAGCACCCGGCGATCCGCAAGGCGCTCGACGGCCTGGAGGGCTTCACGATCAGGGAACACACCGACGAAGGATGGGTGAGGCGGTTGGAGGCCTGCCAGTCGCCGGTGTGGGACACCGCGCTGGCCCTGACCGCACTGCTGGACTCCGGACTGCCCGCCGACGACCCTGCACTGTTGCGCGCCGCCGACTGGGTCATCCGGGAGGAGATCCGCACCGACGGCGACTGGCGGGTACGCAGGCCGCGACTGGAACCATCCGGCTGGGCGTTCGAGTTCGCCAACGACAACTATCCCGACACCGACGACACGGCCGAGGTCGTGCTCGCCATGAACAGGGTCGACCACCCCGAACCGCGACGGCTCGCGACCGTGCTCGAGCGCGCCACCGTGTGGGTGACCGGGATGCAGTCGGCGGACGGCGGCTGGGGCGCGTTCGACGCCGACAACACCCAGACGCTGTGCGAAAAGCTGCCGTTCTGCGATTTCGGCGCGGTGATCGACCCACCTTCGGCTGACGTCACCGCCCATGTCGTTGAGATGCTCGCGGCCAGGGGACTGGCCGACTCCGAGCAGGCCAGGCGCGGCGTGCGCTGGCTGCTGGACAACCAGGAAGCCGACGGGTCCTGGTTCGGCCGGTGGGGTGCCAACTACGTGTACGGCACCGGTGCGGTGGTACCCGCCTTAGTGGCGTGCGGTCTGCCCCCGACGCACAAGGCGGTCCGCGCCGCGATCGGCTGGCTCGTGGCGCACCAGAACGCCGACGGCGGCTGGGGCGAGGACCTGCGCTCCTACGTCGACAAGTCATGGATCGGGAAGGGAACGTCCACGGCGTCGCAGACGGCCTGGGCGCTGCTCGCCATGCTCGCCGCCGGGGAGCGCGGGCAGGCGGTGCGGCGTGGTGTCGACTGGCTGGCACGTACCCAGCGAGCCGACGGAGGTTGGGACGAACCGCAGTTCACCGGCGTCGGGTTCCCCGGCGACTTCTACATCAACTACCACCTGTACCGGCTCGTCTTCCCGCTGACCGCGCTCGGCCGATACGTGGAGGTGACCAGGCATGAGCACACCGGATGA
- a CDS encoding 4-hydroxy-3-methylbut-2-enyl diphosphate reductase — translation MSTPDDDMVVVSPLMLEASSVRRGLGGGCVVRAGPHARRSGRVEAALRGHPQAPVAVAGVAGALVNDLRPGDVVVADEVRSAQGTHHCRSAPLLASALRKQGLRVRIGPIVETDHVVWQPEGARLAADGAIAVDMESARLLDLIGSRPAAVVRSVVDTPSRSLLHPATVPGGIAALSSLRAMGPALHRWAAATGDRKVLLAGPRSFCAGVERAVEIVERLLRRHEPPIYVRKQIVHNSRVVGELEQRGAVFVDELDEVPENATVVFSAHGVSPAVREAAKQRNLEVVDATCPLVSKVHGEARRFARDGDTVFLIGHAGHEEVEGTLGEAPDRTVLVQSADEVADLEVEDPERVSYLMQTTLALDEAEGVAQALRERFPSLRGPGSEDICYATTNRQDAVRVVARESDVVLVAGSANSSNSRRLVEVAQREGAQAHLVDNVHEIDIDWLAGARTVGLSAGASAPTVLVDEIVDALSGLGAVDVSERTTATETVNFSLPKEVRHR, via the coding sequence ATGAGCACACCGGATGACGACATGGTGGTGGTGTCGCCGCTGATGCTCGAGGCCAGCAGCGTCCGGCGCGGCCTCGGCGGCGGCTGCGTGGTGCGGGCGGGGCCGCACGCCCGGCGGTCCGGCCGGGTCGAAGCCGCGCTGCGCGGACACCCGCAGGCTCCGGTGGCCGTCGCGGGTGTCGCCGGGGCACTGGTCAACGACCTACGACCGGGCGATGTCGTGGTGGCCGACGAGGTCAGGTCCGCCCAGGGAACCCACCACTGCCGCTCGGCGCCGCTGCTCGCCTCGGCACTGCGCAAGCAGGGGCTGCGGGTGCGAATCGGTCCGATCGTCGAGACCGACCACGTGGTGTGGCAGCCGGAAGGCGCCCGGCTCGCCGCTGACGGTGCGATAGCCGTGGACATGGAGTCCGCGCGGCTGCTGGACCTGATCGGCTCGCGACCCGCCGCGGTGGTTCGGTCGGTTGTGGACACGCCGAGTCGGTCGCTGCTGCACCCGGCCACGGTCCCCGGTGGGATCGCCGCACTGTCCTCGCTGCGCGCGATGGGCCCCGCGCTGCACAGGTGGGCGGCGGCCACCGGCGACCGCAAGGTGTTGTTGGCCGGTCCGCGCTCGTTCTGCGCCGGGGTGGAGCGCGCCGTGGAGATCGTCGAGCGGCTGCTGCGGCGGCACGAACCACCCATCTACGTCCGCAAGCAGATCGTGCACAACTCCCGTGTGGTCGGTGAGCTCGAGCAACGAGGTGCGGTGTTCGTCGACGAACTCGACGAGGTGCCGGAGAACGCGACGGTGGTGTTCTCCGCGCACGGCGTCTCACCTGCCGTGCGCGAGGCCGCCAAGCAGCGCAACCTGGAGGTCGTCGACGCCACCTGCCCGTTGGTGTCCAAGGTGCACGGTGAGGCCAGGCGGTTCGCCCGCGACGGCGACACCGTGTTCCTCATCGGCCACGCCGGGCACGAGGAGGTGGAGGGGACGCTCGGTGAGGCACCGGATCGAACCGTGCTCGTGCAAAGCGCGGACGAGGTCGCAGACCTCGAGGTGGAGGACCCGGAGCGGGTGTCCTACCTGATGCAGACCACCCTCGCGCTCGACGAGGCGGAGGGGGTCGCACAGGCGCTGCGGGAGCGGTTCCCCTCGCTGCGCGGTCCCGGCTCCGAAGACATCTGCTACGCCACCACGAACCGGCAGGACGCGGTACGCGTGGTGGCAAGGGAGTCCGATGTGGTGCTCGTTGCCGGCTCGGCAAACTCCTCGAACTCGCGGCGGCTGGTGGAGGTCGCGCAACGAGAAGGGGCCCAGGCGCACCTCGTCGACAACGTGCACGAGATCGACATCGACTGGCTGGCAGGCGCGAGAACGGTTGGGCTTTCCGCGGGCGCCTCCGCGCCGACGGTTCTCGTGGACGAGATCGTCGACGCGCTTTCCGGTCTCGGGGCCGTGGATGTCTCCGAGCGGACCACCGCCACCGAAACCGTGAACTTCAGCCTTCCCAAGGAGGTGCGGCACCGATGA